Proteins from one Ranitomeya variabilis isolate aRanVar5 chromosome 1, aRanVar5.hap1, whole genome shotgun sequence genomic window:
- the FGG gene encoding fibrinogen gamma chain isoform X1 gives MTRLYHQGVLFLQSILLFSSTYSSLVPNTDNCCILDDRFGEYCPTTCGVSDFLNTYYTEVDTDLQYFEGLLNQIRNDTTTTTVIVTDMQQVGTKPQTAPQGMKDPTQKSRTMLDEITRYERTITENERIIQELQEILNSNSQKITLLKQKISVLENQCQQPCKDTVEIQEFTGKDCQEVANKGARTSGLYYVKPLKAKQQFLVYCEIQPSGAAWTVLQRRLDGSVDFNKNWIQYKEGFGYLSPTDTTEYWLGNEKIHLLSTQSTTPYVLRIELEDWSGHKSVADYSTFRLGAEKDKYRLTYAYFLGGDAGDAFDGFDFGDDPSDKFYTSHNGMQFSTFDKDNDRFDGNCAEQDGSGWWMNRCHAGHLNGKYYPDGTYSESDTTGGYDNGIIWATWRSRWYSMKKASMKIIPLSRYGDNDDQQFSKDGKVGTQGRGDF, from the exons ATGACACGATTGTACCACCAGGGCGTGCTATTCCTCCAGTCCATACTCCTCTTCTCCAGCACTTATTCT AGCCTGGTACCAAACACAGATAACTGCTGCATCCTAGATGACCGATTT GGGGAGTACTGTCCAACTACATGCGGAGTCTCAGACTTTCTAAACACATACTACACAGAAGTAGACACAGATCTGCAGTATTTCGAAGGACTTCTAAATCAAATTAGAAATGACACAACGACAACTACCGTAATAGTGACTGACATGCAACAAGTAGGGACAAAGCCCCAAACAGCTCCTCAAG GGATGAAAGATCCTACACAGAAATCCAGAACTATGCTGGATGAGATTACAAGATATGAAAGGACAATTACAGAAAATGAGAGGATCATACA AGAACTTCAAGAAATACTCAACTCAAACTCACAGAAGATTACCCTGCTGAAGCAGAAGATATCAGTTCTGGAGAACCAGTGCCAACAACCGTGCAAAGATACTGTCGAAATACAGGAGTTCACAGGAAAAG ATTGTCAAGAAGTTGCAAATAAGGGAGCAAGGACCAGCGGTCTCTACTATGTGAAGCCTCTAAAAGCCAAGCAGCAGTTCCTGGTTTATTGTGAAATTCAGCCATCTGGTGCTGCGTGGACCGTTCTACAAAGG agGCTTGATGGCAGTGTGGACTTCAATAAGAACTGGATCCAATATAAAGAAGGATTTGGATATTTGTCACCAACTGACACAACAGAGTATTGGCTTGGAAATGAAAAGATTCATCTACTCAGCACCCAAAGTACCACTCCATATGTTCTGAGGATAGAACTAGAGGACTGGAGCGGCCATAAGAG TGTAGCAGACTATTCCACATTCAGACTGGGTGCTGAAAAGGATAAGTACCGGCTGACATATGCTTATTTCCTTGGTGGTGATGCTGGAGATGCATTTGATGGCTTTGATTTTGGAGATGATCCAAGTGACAAGTTCTACACCTCTCACAATGGCATGCAGTTCAGCACTTTTGACAAAGATAATGACAGATTTGATGGAAACTGTGCTGAGCAAGATGGATCTGGATGGTGGATGAACAGATGTCATGCTGGTCACCTCAATGGCAAATATTATCCAG ATGGCACCTACTCCGAGTCTGATACTACTGGTGGTTACGACAATGGCATCATTTGGGCAACATGGCGCAGCCGTTGGTATTCCATGAAGAAAGCATCAATGAAAATCATTCCTTTGAGCCGATATGGAGACAATGATGACCAACAGTTTTCAAAGGATGGAAAGGTCGGAACTCAGGGCCGTGGAGATTTCTAG
- the FGG gene encoding fibrinogen gamma chain isoform X2: MTRLYHQGVLFLQSILLFSSTYSSLVPNTDNCCILDDRFGEYCPTTCGVSDFLNTYYTEVDTDLQYFEGLLNQIRNDTTTTTVIVTDMQQVGTKPQTAPQGMKDPTQKSRTMLDEITRYERTITENERIIQELQEILNSNSQKITLLKQKISVLENQCQQPCKDTVEIQEFTGKDCQEVANKGARTSGLYYVKPLKAKQQFLVYCEIQPSGAAWTVLQRRLDGSVDFNKNWIQYKEGFGYLSPTDTTEYWLGNEKIHLLSTQSTTPYVLRIELEDWSGHKSVADYSTFRLGAEKDKYRLTYAYFLGGDAGDAFDGFDFGDDPSDKFYTSHNGMQFSTFDKDNDRFDGNCAEQDGSGWWMNRCHAGHLNGKYYPDGTYSESDTTGGYDNGIIWATWRSRWYSMKKASMKIIPLSRYGDNDDQQFSKDGKGGDI; encoded by the exons ATGACACGATTGTACCACCAGGGCGTGCTATTCCTCCAGTCCATACTCCTCTTCTCCAGCACTTATTCT AGCCTGGTACCAAACACAGATAACTGCTGCATCCTAGATGACCGATTT GGGGAGTACTGTCCAACTACATGCGGAGTCTCAGACTTTCTAAACACATACTACACAGAAGTAGACACAGATCTGCAGTATTTCGAAGGACTTCTAAATCAAATTAGAAATGACACAACGACAACTACCGTAATAGTGACTGACATGCAACAAGTAGGGACAAAGCCCCAAACAGCTCCTCAAG GGATGAAAGATCCTACACAGAAATCCAGAACTATGCTGGATGAGATTACAAGATATGAAAGGACAATTACAGAAAATGAGAGGATCATACA AGAACTTCAAGAAATACTCAACTCAAACTCACAGAAGATTACCCTGCTGAAGCAGAAGATATCAGTTCTGGAGAACCAGTGCCAACAACCGTGCAAAGATACTGTCGAAATACAGGAGTTCACAGGAAAAG ATTGTCAAGAAGTTGCAAATAAGGGAGCAAGGACCAGCGGTCTCTACTATGTGAAGCCTCTAAAAGCCAAGCAGCAGTTCCTGGTTTATTGTGAAATTCAGCCATCTGGTGCTGCGTGGACCGTTCTACAAAGG agGCTTGATGGCAGTGTGGACTTCAATAAGAACTGGATCCAATATAAAGAAGGATTTGGATATTTGTCACCAACTGACACAACAGAGTATTGGCTTGGAAATGAAAAGATTCATCTACTCAGCACCCAAAGTACCACTCCATATGTTCTGAGGATAGAACTAGAGGACTGGAGCGGCCATAAGAG TGTAGCAGACTATTCCACATTCAGACTGGGTGCTGAAAAGGATAAGTACCGGCTGACATATGCTTATTTCCTTGGTGGTGATGCTGGAGATGCATTTGATGGCTTTGATTTTGGAGATGATCCAAGTGACAAGTTCTACACCTCTCACAATGGCATGCAGTTCAGCACTTTTGACAAAGATAATGACAGATTTGATGGAAACTGTGCTGAGCAAGATGGATCTGGATGGTGGATGAACAGATGTCATGCTGGTCACCTCAATGGCAAATATTATCCAG ATGGCACCTACTCCGAGTCTGATACTACTGGTGGTTACGACAATGGCATCATTTGGGCAACATGGCGCAGCCGTTGGTATTCCATGAAGAAAGCATCAATGAAAATCATTCCTTTGAGCCGATATGGAGACAATGATGACCAACAGTTTTCAAAGGATGGAAAG